The Salinispora tropica CNB-440 genome has a window encoding:
- a CDS encoding fatty acid synthesis plsX protein, producing MEPGIVRIAVDLLGGDDAPAVVVDGALRAVRADPDLHALLVGPPEAVGELTATLDPAERARIAIRPAERGDHATARANSTVGAAVNAVRDGTADALVSAGSTGATVTAAALGLGRWPDVRQPALAATLPGVNGPVVLLDVGGSLEPRPATLARHATLGAAYAAVTHGLESPRVGLLSIGTEPGKGDRARRLADPILATASLPCAACYVGLVEGYDVASGARADVVVTDGFTGNVLLKAIEGAYALTGGPPADGRAPRAAALLGVAGTVVVCHGAAHGRDIASGVALAAHLARRGAADQVRALLSDIGAEAPTDRYDRITDTEVRTS from the coding sequence GTGGAGCCGGGCATCGTGCGGATCGCCGTCGACCTCCTCGGCGGGGACGACGCTCCCGCCGTCGTGGTTGACGGCGCTCTGCGGGCCGTCCGTGCCGACCCCGATCTACATGCCCTGCTCGTCGGCCCGCCCGAGGCCGTCGGCGAGCTGACCGCCACCCTCGATCCGGCCGAACGCGCCCGGATCGCGATTCGCCCTGCTGAACGCGGAGACCACGCCACCGCGCGAGCCAACTCCACCGTTGGTGCCGCCGTGAACGCCGTCCGCGACGGCACCGCCGACGCGCTCGTCTCCGCCGGTTCGACCGGTGCGACCGTCACCGCTGCCGCCCTCGGCCTCGGCCGCTGGCCCGACGTCCGGCAGCCGGCCCTGGCCGCCACCCTGCCCGGGGTGAACGGCCCGGTGGTCCTCCTCGACGTCGGCGGCTCGTTGGAACCCCGTCCGGCCACCCTCGCCCGGCACGCGACGCTGGGCGCCGCGTACGCCGCCGTCACGCACGGGCTCGAGTCACCGCGGGTCGGGCTGCTCTCGATCGGCACCGAGCCCGGTAAGGGCGACCGGGCGCGACGCCTGGCCGATCCCATCCTCGCCACGGCATCGCTGCCGTGCGCCGCGTGCTACGTCGGCCTGGTCGAGGGGTACGACGTCGCGTCCGGCGCGCGCGCCGATGTGGTGGTCACCGACGGATTCACGGGTAACGTGCTGCTCAAGGCGATCGAGGGCGCGTACGCGTTGACCGGTGGCCCACCGGCTGACGGCAGGGCTCCCCGGGCCGCGGCTCTGCTCGGCGTGGCGGGCACAGTGGTGGTCTGCCACGGTGCCGCCCACGGCAGAGACATCGCCTCGGGCGTCGCGCTGGCCGCCCACCTGGCCCGGCGCGGGGCCGCCGACCAGGTCCGTGCGCTCCTCTCCGACATCGGTGCGGAAGCTCCCACGGACCGTTACGACCGCATCACCGATACCGAGGTACGCACATCATGA
- the rnc gene encoding ribonuclease III: MSIDKRRRPVVGHLEAAFGVALDPELLERALTHRSYAYENGGLPTNERLEFLGDSVLGVVITTALFHNHPDLPEGQLAKLRASVVNMRALAEVARGLGPTGLGPYLLLGKGEESTGGRDKASILADTLEALLGAIYLESGLETVATVIHRLFDPLMAESAGRGAALDWKTSLQELTAAQGLGVPEYRIEGTGPDHLKTFTAWVVVAGRRYGGAEGRSKKEAEQRAAEAAWRTLTEQAEQEPASAGSGAAGSA; encoded by the coding sequence ATGAGCATCGACAAGCGCCGCCGACCAGTCGTCGGACACCTGGAAGCGGCGTTCGGCGTGGCGCTGGACCCGGAGCTGCTGGAGCGGGCGTTGACCCACCGCTCGTACGCGTACGAGAACGGCGGTCTGCCCACCAACGAGCGGCTGGAGTTTCTCGGCGACTCGGTGCTCGGCGTGGTGATCACGACCGCGTTGTTCCACAACCATCCGGACCTGCCCGAGGGGCAGCTGGCGAAGCTGCGTGCCAGTGTGGTCAACATGCGGGCCCTCGCCGAGGTGGCCCGCGGTCTGGGTCCCACCGGCCTCGGCCCGTATCTGCTGCTCGGCAAGGGGGAGGAGAGCACCGGCGGGCGGGACAAGGCGAGCATCCTCGCCGACACGCTGGAGGCGCTGCTCGGTGCGATCTATCTCGAGAGCGGCCTGGAGACCGTGGCGACCGTCATCCACCGCCTCTTCGACCCGCTGATGGCCGAGTCGGCCGGGCGGGGCGCGGCGTTGGACTGGAAGACCAGCCTGCAGGAGCTGACCGCCGCGCAGGGGTTGGGCGTCCCGGAGTACCGCATCGAGGGCACCGGGCCGGATCACCTGAAGACCTTCACCGCCTGGGTGGTGGTGGCCGGCCGGCGCTACGGCGGTGCGGAGGGGCGGAGCAAGAAGGAGGCCGAGCAGCGGGCCGCCGAAGCGGCCTGGCGGACGCTGACCGAGCAGGCGGAGCAGGAGCCGGCCAGCGCCGGCAGCGGGGCGGCCGGCAGTGCCTGA
- the smc gene encoding chromosome segregation protein SMC has protein sequence MHLKSLTVKGFKSFASATTLKLEPGITCVVGPNGSGKSNVVDAIAWVLGEQGAKALRGGKMEDVIFAGTAGRAPLGRAEVTLTIDNTDGALPIEYTEVSITRRMFRSGESEYEINGDSCRLLDIQELLSDSGIGREMHIIVGQGRLDGMLHAKPEDRRAFIEEAAGVLKHRKRKEKALRKLDAMQTNLNRLTDLTVELRRQLKPLGRQAEVARRAAVIQANLRDSRLRLLADDLATLRGTLAKEIADETALRERRERVEAEHAEVQARLGELEAALAEDAPLLAAAQDTWYRLSALQERFRSMEQLARERRRHLSATPDDERPGRDPDQLEAEAEHVREQEEELRAALTDDQVRLAEAVEHRQELERQLAAAERELVVAAKAIADRREGLARLAGQVNSARARTATAGEEIERLTSAYADALARAERAQAELDAVEEQSTTADRDNAGLDARHAEAVAGQEQAQAGVRSCSDAERSAEKEAATWKAREEALALGLRRKDGAGALLARASEVPGLLGGLSGLLTVSPGHEAALAAALDGLADAVVVSGVDEAAEAIRLLKITDAGRAGLLVGSPAGPGMTGPADALRPKLPDRAQWAPDLVDCAPQIQPAVHRALRDVVLVPDLATAAEVVGDNSGLRAVTPEGDVLGAYAAAGGSAKAPSFIEVQAAVEEARTHRAAAERTATQLREQLVQARAEVAVAKEAVQQAAAAKREAESHRNAAARRLAELGAAARSARAETERLGAARSRAVEARERDLATLTEMAERLRLAEEAPADVEPSAEERDELAAALPRARQNEMEVRLAVRTAEERVSSIAGRADSLRRQATAERAARERAAARRAVRARGAAVAGAVAAGAHTALARLDVSIAQAAQQRDAVAGQRAAREAELSEVRGAAKRLGAELERLTGQVHRDEVARAEQRLRIEQLEAKAAEDFGLDLTTLIAEYGPAQPVPPTDAEVAAAERDDLPVPEPAPYERAVQEKRAAKAERELTLLGKVNPLALEEFAALEERYKFLSEQLEDLKATRRDLLTVVKDVDDRILAVFASAFADTAREFEQVFSVLFPGGAGRLVLTEPDDLLTTGVEVEARPPSKKIKRLSLLSGGERSLTAVAMLVAIFRARPSPFYIMDEVEAALDDVNLGRLLTLLAQLREKSQLIVITHQKRTMEVADALYGVTMRSGVTQVISQRLDRAGGGQEDNE, from the coding sequence GTGCATCTCAAGAGCCTGACGGTCAAGGGCTTCAAGTCCTTCGCCTCAGCGACGACCCTGAAGCTGGAACCGGGTATCACCTGCGTGGTGGGTCCGAACGGTTCCGGCAAGTCGAACGTCGTTGACGCCATCGCCTGGGTCCTTGGCGAGCAGGGCGCGAAGGCGCTGCGGGGCGGCAAGATGGAAGATGTCATCTTCGCCGGCACCGCCGGACGGGCACCGTTGGGCCGGGCCGAGGTGACCCTGACCATCGACAACACCGACGGCGCGCTGCCCATCGAGTACACCGAGGTCTCGATCACTCGCCGGATGTTCCGCTCCGGTGAGAGCGAGTACGAGATCAACGGCGACTCCTGCCGGTTGCTCGACATTCAGGAGCTGCTCAGCGACTCCGGCATTGGCCGGGAGATGCACATCATCGTCGGGCAGGGCCGGCTCGACGGCATGCTGCACGCCAAACCGGAGGACCGACGGGCCTTCATCGAGGAGGCGGCCGGCGTCCTCAAACACCGCAAGCGCAAGGAAAAGGCGCTGCGGAAGCTCGACGCGATGCAGACCAACCTCAACCGGCTCACCGACCTCACCGTCGAACTGCGCCGCCAGCTCAAGCCACTCGGCCGGCAGGCCGAGGTGGCCCGACGCGCCGCGGTCATCCAGGCGAACCTGCGGGACTCCCGGCTCCGACTGCTCGCCGACGACCTCGCCACCCTACGCGGCACCCTGGCCAAGGAGATCGCCGACGAGACCGCGCTGCGCGAGCGGCGCGAGCGGGTCGAAGCCGAGCACGCCGAGGTGCAGGCCCGCCTCGGCGAGCTGGAGGCGGCGCTCGCCGAGGACGCGCCGCTGCTCGCCGCCGCCCAGGACACCTGGTACCGGCTCTCGGCCCTACAGGAGCGCTTCCGGTCGATGGAGCAGCTCGCCCGAGAGCGACGGCGTCACCTCAGCGCCACGCCGGACGATGAGCGGCCGGGTCGTGACCCGGACCAGCTGGAGGCGGAGGCGGAGCACGTCCGTGAACAGGAGGAGGAGCTCCGCGCGGCGCTCACCGACGACCAGGTCCGGCTGGCGGAGGCGGTGGAGCACCGCCAGGAGTTGGAGCGGCAGCTCGCCGCCGCCGAGCGGGAGCTGGTGGTGGCGGCGAAGGCCATCGCCGACCGCCGGGAGGGGCTGGCTCGACTGGCGGGGCAGGTCAACTCCGCCCGCGCCCGTACCGCCACCGCCGGTGAGGAGATTGAGCGCCTCACCTCCGCCTACGCCGACGCCCTTGCCCGGGCGGAGCGGGCCCAGGCCGAGCTGGACGCCGTGGAGGAGCAGTCCACCACGGCCGATCGGGACAACGCCGGCCTGGATGCCCGCCACGCCGAGGCGGTCGCCGGCCAGGAGCAGGCGCAGGCGGGGGTCCGCTCGTGCAGCGACGCCGAACGATCCGCCGAGAAGGAAGCCGCCACCTGGAAGGCCCGCGAGGAGGCGCTCGCCCTGGGCCTGCGTCGCAAGGACGGCGCGGGTGCCCTGCTGGCTCGGGCGAGCGAGGTGCCGGGGCTGCTCGGCGGCCTCTCCGGGCTGCTCACCGTCTCACCCGGGCACGAGGCCGCGCTCGCCGCTGCGCTGGACGGGCTCGCCGACGCCGTCGTGGTCAGCGGCGTGGACGAGGCGGCCGAGGCGATCCGCCTACTGAAGATCACCGATGCTGGTCGCGCTGGTCTCCTGGTGGGCAGCCCGGCCGGCCCGGGCATGACCGGCCCGGCCGACGCGCTGCGCCCCAAGCTGCCCGATCGGGCCCAGTGGGCGCCGGACCTGGTGGACTGCGCCCCGCAGATCCAACCCGCCGTACACCGGGCGCTACGCGATGTCGTCCTCGTCCCCGACCTCGCCACCGCCGCCGAGGTCGTCGGCGACAACTCCGGGCTGCGAGCGGTCACCCCGGAGGGCGACGTGCTCGGGGCGTACGCCGCGGCTGGCGGGTCGGCCAAGGCGCCGAGCTTCATCGAGGTACAGGCCGCCGTGGAGGAGGCGCGGACCCACCGCGCCGCCGCCGAGCGGACCGCTACCCAGCTGCGCGAGCAGCTGGTGCAGGCGCGGGCCGAGGTGGCCGTGGCGAAGGAGGCGGTGCAGCAGGCCGCCGCCGCGAAGCGGGAGGCCGAGAGTCACCGCAACGCCGCCGCTCGCCGCCTCGCCGAACTGGGGGCCGCGGCGCGGTCGGCGCGGGCCGAGACCGAACGGCTCGGCGCGGCCCGTTCCCGCGCGGTCGAGGCCCGCGAGCGGGATCTTGCCACCCTGACCGAGATGGCGGAGCGGCTGCGGCTGGCCGAGGAGGCGCCGGCGGACGTCGAACCCTCCGCTGAGGAGCGCGACGAGCTCGCCGCGGCGCTTCCCCGGGCCCGGCAGAACGAGATGGAGGTACGGCTGGCGGTGCGCACCGCCGAGGAGCGGGTTTCCTCGATCGCCGGACGGGCCGACTCGCTACGCCGGCAGGCCACGGCCGAGCGGGCCGCCCGGGAGCGGGCGGCGGCGCGGCGGGCGGTGCGTGCTCGGGGCGCCGCGGTCGCCGGGGCGGTGGCCGCCGGAGCGCACACGGCGCTGGCCCGGCTCGATGTCTCCATCGCGCAGGCGGCACAGCAGCGGGACGCCGTGGCCGGTCAACGTGCCGCCCGGGAGGCCGAGCTCTCCGAGGTGCGCGGCGCGGCCAAGCGCCTCGGTGCGGAGCTGGAGCGGCTGACCGGCCAGGTGCATCGCGACGAGGTCGCCCGCGCCGAGCAACGGCTGCGGATCGAGCAGTTGGAGGCGAAGGCGGCCGAGGACTTCGGCCTGGACCTGACGACCCTGATCGCCGAGTACGGTCCGGCGCAGCCGGTTCCGCCGACCGACGCCGAGGTCGCCGCCGCCGAACGGGACGACCTGCCGGTGCCCGAGCCGGCCCCGTACGAGCGGGCGGTGCAGGAGAAGCGGGCCGCCAAGGCGGAGCGGGAACTCACCCTGCTCGGTAAGGTCAATCCCCTCGCGCTGGAGGAGTTCGCGGCGCTGGAGGAGCGGTACAAGTTCCTCTCCGAGCAGCTTGAGGACCTGAAGGCCACCCGGCGGGATCTGCTGACCGTGGTCAAGGATGTGGACGACCGAATCCTGGCGGTTTTCGCCAGCGCGTTCGCCGACACGGCCCGGGAGTTTGAACAGGTTTTCAGCGTGCTCTTTCCCGGGGGTGCGGGGCGGCTGGTGCTCACCGAACCGGACGACCTGCTCACCACCGGCGTCGAGGTGGAGGCCCGCCCGCCGAGCAAAAAGATCAAACGGTTGTCGCTGCTCTCCGGCGGGGAGCGGTCGCTGACCGCGGTGGCGATGCTGGTGGCGATCTTCCGTGCCCGGCCCAGCCCGTTCTACATCATGGACGAGGTGGAGGCGGCGCTCGACGACGTGAACCTGGGCCGCCTGCTGACGCTGCTCGCACAGCTGCGGGAGAAGAGTCAGCTGATCGTCATCACGCACCAGAAGCGGACGATGGAGGTCGCGGACGCGCTCTACGGCGTGACCATGAGAAGCGGGGTTACCCAGGTAATCAGCCAGCGGCTCGACCGAGCCGGGGGCGGTCAGGAGGATAACGAGTGA
- a CDS encoding HAD family hydrolase produces the protein MSRERATALLVDFDGVLRRWDPAVAAGVERAYGLTEGVLGEIAMSWGLLQPVLTGRVNHAEWMASVAAALAPSVGEQQAQAAVDEWQRYRGEVDPQVLTFVREVRASGVPVGLATNATDVLDADLAALGLEGELDAVVNSSVVGVHKPATEYFQAACEALHTPPSRVLLVDDDDRVIAGARVAGLSAHRWSGPGDLRYLRAALAPNG, from the coding sequence GTGAGTCGGGAACGAGCGACGGCGCTGTTGGTGGACTTCGATGGGGTGCTGCGCCGCTGGGACCCGGCGGTCGCTGCCGGCGTCGAGCGGGCGTACGGGCTCACCGAAGGTGTCCTCGGCGAGATCGCGATGTCCTGGGGGCTGCTTCAGCCGGTCCTGACCGGGCGGGTGAACCACGCCGAGTGGATGGCCAGCGTGGCCGCGGCGCTGGCCCCGTCGGTGGGGGAGCAGCAGGCCCAGGCGGCCGTGGACGAGTGGCAGCGCTACCGGGGCGAGGTCGACCCGCAGGTGCTGACGTTCGTCCGGGAGGTCCGGGCGTCCGGAGTCCCGGTCGGGCTCGCCACGAACGCCACCGACGTGCTCGATGCCGACCTCGCCGCTCTCGGGCTCGAGGGTGAGCTGGATGCCGTGGTCAACTCGTCGGTCGTCGGCGTACACAAGCCGGCAACGGAGTACTTCCAGGCGGCCTGCGAGGCGCTGCACACCCCGCCGTCGCGGGTGCTGCTCGTCGACGACGACGACCGGGTGATCGCGGGGGCCCGGGTGGCCGGCCTGTCGGCGCATCGCTGGAGCGGCCCCGGCGACCTGCGCTACCTGCGGGCCGCCCTGGCCCCGAACGGCTGA
- the rpmF gene encoding 50S ribosomal protein L32, whose product MAVPKRKMSRSNTRSRRAQWKTAAVATVACPQCKSAKLPHAACAVCGTYNGRQVLEV is encoded by the coding sequence GTGGCCGTCCCCAAGCGCAAGATGTCGCGCAGCAACACCCGGTCCCGTCGGGCGCAGTGGAAGACCGCGGCGGTTGCGACCGTGGCCTGCCCGCAGTGCAAGTCCGCCAAGCTGCCGCACGCCGCCTGCGCCGTCTGCGGCACCTACAACGGCCGTCAGGTCCTCGAGGTCTGA
- a CDS encoding CAP domain-containing protein, producing MEATVVYGWNDPRNPDGSRRQPEPAADEPAWPTDRPEPRSAYLFGDEPDGPPHRWEPTDRREQPTDEWDRQQPTAHWRSDAEPARGWGAAEHPYHGPVGDPYHEQPTQGWEATPTWQHGEPTQNWQREQPGDRPDQRFAGGRNEPTGSWHGAATPTGGPEPTGQWQAPEPTGWYADEPTTSMPSLAEAAAAGDVPAGEDRPRRRHRRPLLIGGAAAAATLVVSLGVGAVTFAGGGDASPTSAIDDIVATNPTEESAFPSGTPTSASPSATPTTTSPSPSPSVTPSRKPSPTASRSTAAPRPTPNRTTAPPTNSTTAPANGNVSEDAAEVVRLANIERKEAGCAALSIDDKLMTAAQRHSQDQADNRKMSHDGSNGSSPGDRIDDVGYQWRTYGENVAWNQQSPAAVMKAWMNSSGHRANILNCSFTEIGIGIATSNGPYWTQVFAAPR from the coding sequence GTGGAGGCGACCGTCGTGTACGGCTGGAACGACCCGAGGAACCCAGACGGTAGCCGTCGGCAACCCGAACCGGCGGCCGATGAACCAGCGTGGCCGACAGACCGCCCGGAGCCACGCTCCGCCTACCTGTTCGGTGACGAGCCGGATGGACCTCCTCACCGATGGGAGCCCACCGACCGACGGGAGCAGCCCACCGACGAGTGGGACCGACAGCAGCCGACCGCGCACTGGCGGTCGGACGCCGAGCCCGCGCGAGGCTGGGGAGCCGCGGAGCACCCGTACCACGGTCCCGTCGGTGACCCCTACCACGAACAGCCCACGCAGGGCTGGGAAGCCACCCCGACCTGGCAGCACGGAGAGCCCACCCAGAACTGGCAGCGGGAGCAGCCGGGCGACCGGCCCGACCAGCGGTTCGCGGGCGGACGGAACGAGCCCACCGGTAGCTGGCACGGCGCGGCCACCCCCACCGGCGGGCCCGAGCCCACCGGCCAGTGGCAGGCCCCGGAGCCGACCGGCTGGTACGCCGACGAACCAACGACCAGCATGCCGTCCCTCGCGGAAGCCGCAGCCGCCGGTGACGTGCCCGCCGGCGAGGATCGGCCCCGTCGTCGGCACCGGCGACCGCTGCTCATCGGCGGAGCCGCGGCGGCAGCCACACTGGTGGTGAGCCTCGGGGTCGGCGCCGTTACCTTCGCCGGTGGCGGTGACGCCAGCCCCACCTCGGCCATCGACGACATCGTGGCGACGAACCCGACCGAGGAGAGTGCGTTTCCCAGCGGCACGCCGACCTCGGCCAGCCCCAGCGCCACGCCGACCACGACGTCGCCATCACCGTCACCGTCGGTCACGCCGAGTCGCAAGCCGAGCCCGACGGCCTCGCGCTCCACCGCCGCCCCCCGGCCCACCCCGAACCGCACCACCGCGCCCCCCACCAACAGCACCACCGCGCCCGCCAACGGCAACGTCAGCGAAGACGCGGCCGAGGTGGTTCGGCTGGCCAACATTGAGCGCAAGGAGGCCGGCTGCGCGGCGTTGAGCATCGACGACAAGCTGATGACCGCAGCCCAGCGGCACAGCCAGGACCAGGCCGACAACCGGAAGATGTCACACGACGGCAGCAACGGCAGTAGCCCCGGAGACCGCATCGACGATGTCGGCTACCAGTGGCGCACCTACGGGGAGAACGTCGCCTGGAACCAGCAGTCGCCCGCCGCGGTGATGAAGGCGTGGATGAACAGCTCCGGCCACCGGGCGAACATCCTGAACTGCTCCTTTACCGAAATCGGGATCGGCATCGCGACCAGCAACGGACCCTACTGGACGCAGGTCTTCGCCGCGCCCCGTTGA
- a CDS encoding YceD family protein, with protein sequence MPKHTPEPLDPRSPLVLDTRDLPRRPGALRTVRRAAAAPADLGVELIGVPAGADLDLDLRLESVSEGVLVSGTISGPIKGECSRCLREIDDVVAVPVQELYAYENSTTDMTADEDEVGRMQGDLIDLEPVLRDAVVLTLPTNPLCREDCPGLCPDCGVGWAELPADHSHQQVDPRWAALSQLTRKEE encoded by the coding sequence ATGCCCAAGCACACACCTGAACCACTCGACCCCAGGTCGCCGCTGGTCCTCGACACGAGGGACCTGCCGCGCCGGCCTGGCGCGTTGCGTACGGTCCGGCGTGCGGCGGCGGCACCGGCGGACCTCGGCGTGGAGTTGATCGGCGTGCCGGCGGGTGCTGATCTCGACCTCGACCTGAGGTTGGAGTCGGTATCCGAGGGCGTGCTCGTCTCTGGGACCATCAGTGGCCCCATCAAAGGCGAGTGCAGCCGCTGTCTGCGCGAGATCGACGACGTCGTGGCCGTCCCGGTCCAGGAGCTGTACGCGTACGAGAACAGCACCACGGACATGACGGCCGACGAGGACGAGGTGGGCCGGATGCAGGGCGATCTGATCGACCTGGAGCCGGTGCTGCGGGACGCGGTGGTGTTGACGCTGCCGACCAACCCGCTCTGCCGGGAGGACTGCCCAGGCCTGTGCCCCGACTGCGGGGTGGGCTGGGCTGAACTACCGGCCGATCACAGCCACCAGCAGGTCGACCCGCGTTGGGCGGCCCTGTCGCAACTGACCCGTAAAGAGGAGTAA
- the coaD gene encoding pantetheine-phosphate adenylyltransferase — MRRAVCPGSFDPVTNGHLDIIGRASRLFDEVIVGVLINQSKTGLFTVDERIDMLREVVRSYDNVRVESFRGLLVDFCHAQQASVLIKGLRAVSDFDYELQMAQMNIGLAGVETLFMPTNPLYSFLSSSLVKDVAKWGGDISAHVPEVVRGALLARLDPPSRR, encoded by the coding sequence ATGAGGCGTGCGGTCTGTCCCGGCTCGTTCGACCCGGTCACCAATGGTCATCTCGACATCATCGGCCGGGCCAGTCGGCTCTTCGACGAAGTGATTGTGGGAGTGTTGATCAACCAGTCGAAGACTGGTCTGTTCACCGTTGACGAGCGCATCGACATGCTCCGTGAGGTGGTCCGGTCGTACGACAACGTTCGGGTGGAGTCGTTCCGCGGTCTGTTGGTGGACTTCTGTCACGCGCAGCAGGCCAGTGTTCTGATCAAGGGGCTCCGGGCGGTCAGCGACTTCGACTACGAGTTGCAGATGGCCCAGATGAACATTGGCCTGGCCGGCGTCGAGACACTCTTCATGCCCACCAACCCGCTCTACTCGTTTCTCTCCTCGAGTCTGGTCAAGGACGTGGCGAAGTGGGGTGGTGACATCTCCGCCCACGTGCCGGAGGTGGTCCGCGGGGCCCTGCTGGCCCGCCTCGACCCGCCGTCGCGTCGCTAG
- the mutM gene encoding bifunctional DNA-formamidopyrimidine glycosylase/DNA-(apurinic or apyrimidinic site) lyase → MPELPEVETVRQGLAQWVTDRRIAEVQVLHPRAVRRHAAGAAHFADVLRETTVRDVRRRGKYLWLPLDSGDAVVGHLGMSGQLLLQPAAAPDETHLRVRFRFADDGPELRFVDQRTFGGLSVSAGGAELPTEIAHIARDPLDPEFSDATFVAALRRRRTEIKRALLDQTLLSGVGNIYADEALWRARLHGTRPTDGLTGPAVLRLLGHVRDVLGEAVKEGGTSFDALYVNVNGESGYFDRALNVYGRADQPCRRCGEPVRREAFMNRSSFSCPRCQPRPRRAVPARG, encoded by the coding sequence GTGCCTGAGCTGCCGGAGGTCGAGACCGTCCGGCAGGGGCTGGCGCAGTGGGTGACCGACCGGCGGATCGCCGAGGTGCAGGTACTGCACCCGCGCGCGGTGCGCCGACACGCGGCCGGTGCCGCCCACTTCGCCGACGTGCTCAGGGAAACGACGGTCCGGGACGTGCGGCGGCGCGGAAAGTACCTGTGGCTACCGCTGGACAGCGGCGATGCCGTAGTCGGGCACCTCGGTATGTCGGGGCAGCTGCTCCTGCAGCCGGCTGCGGCACCGGACGAAACCCACCTCCGGGTCCGGTTCCGGTTCGCCGACGACGGACCCGAGTTGCGCTTTGTCGACCAGCGGACGTTCGGTGGGTTGTCGGTCAGCGCGGGGGGCGCGGAGCTGCCCACGGAGATCGCACACATTGCCCGGGACCCGTTGGACCCGGAGTTCTCCGACGCCACGTTCGTCGCGGCGCTCCGCCGCCGCCGTACCGAGATCAAGCGGGCTCTGCTGGATCAGACGCTGCTCTCCGGCGTGGGCAACATCTACGCCGACGAGGCGCTCTGGCGAGCTCGGCTGCACGGCACCCGCCCCACCGACGGGCTGACCGGCCCGGCCGTGCTGCGCCTGCTTGGACACGTCCGGGATGTGCTCGGCGAGGCGGTCAAGGAGGGCGGAACGAGCTTCGACGCCCTGTACGTCAACGTCAACGGCGAGAGCGGCTACTTCGATCGGGCGCTGAACGTATACGGGCGGGCGGACCAGCCGTGCCGGCGGTGCGGTGAACCGGTGCGCCGCGAGGCGTTCATGAACCGGTCGTCGTTCAGCTGCCCGCGCTGCCAGCCGCGGCCCCGCAGGGCGGTACCGGCTCGCGGCTGA
- a CDS encoding DinB family protein encodes MTWKAPEIDRRHEPHLGAERALLTDWLNYHRDTLLHKCAGLTADQLRTASVAPSPLSLLGLIRHLTYVERAWFRQRFAGQDVPDLYDFAADPDAEFRVETADPEADFAAFRAEIEAADDAAAGRDLDEEFTLRRRDGSDERLSLRWVYLHMIEEYARHNGHADLIRERLDGVTGD; translated from the coding sequence ATGACCTGGAAAGCACCAGAGATCGACCGCCGACACGAGCCTCACCTCGGCGCCGAACGCGCCCTGCTCACCGACTGGCTTAACTACCACCGGGACACGTTGCTGCACAAGTGCGCCGGCCTGACCGCCGACCAGCTGCGCACCGCGAGCGTCGCACCGTCCCCGCTCTCCCTCCTCGGCCTGATCCGGCACCTGACCTACGTCGAGCGGGCGTGGTTCCGGCAGCGCTTCGCTGGGCAGGACGTGCCCGACCTGTACGACTTCGCTGCTGACCCGGACGCCGAGTTCCGGGTGGAGACCGCCGACCCGGAGGCCGATTTCGCCGCCTTCCGGGCCGAGATCGAGGCCGCCGACGACGCCGCCGCCGGACGCGACCTCGACGAGGAGTTCACGCTGCGGCGACGGGACGGCAGCGACGAGCGGTTGAGCCTGCGCTGGGTCTACCTCCACATGATCGAGGAGTACGCCCGGCACAACGGCCACGCCGACCTGATCCGGGAACGCCTCGACGGCGTTACCGGGGACTGA